In Rodentibacter haemolyticus, the DNA window CTTACCGCCTCGGCGTTGCGCTTCATAATCGGTAAGCGGCTGGTATTTCACATAGCCTTCGTGTGAAAGGGTAACAACAACATCTTCTTGTGCAATTAAATCTTCTAAATCAATATCGCCGGAGGCTGTGGTGATTTCGGTTAAACGATCATCACCGAACTGGGCTTTCACCTCTTCCAATTCTTCACGAATCACTTCCATTAAACGTTCTGCACTATTTAGAATATGAAGAAGATCTGCAATTTTTACCAATAATTCTTGATATTCTTTTACCACTTCTTCAAAGGCAATACCGGTTAAACGGTGTAAACGGAGTTCTAAAATCGCATTAACCTGTGCAGGCGATAAATAATACTGTTCGCCTTGAATGCCTAAGTTTTCTTCAAGATCATCAGGTCGTGCATTAATATCAAGTAAATTAATAATATCGCTGTGTAACGCCCAAGAACGGGAGCTCAGTGCGGTTGCGGCTTCTTCACGATTTTTAGAATTGCGAATAATGCCGATCATTTCGTCAATATTAGAACGCGCTACCGCTAAACCTTCTAAAATATGGGTGCGTTCACGTGCTTTGCGTAATTCAAAAATCGAACGGCGGGTTACCACTTCACGGCGGTGTAATACGAAAGATTCAATGATTTCTTTCAGATTGAACAGGCGAGGTTGACCATGATCCAACGCCACCATATTGATACCGAAAGTAACCTGCATCTGTGTCAGTGAGTAAAGGTGGTTTAACACCACTTCACCTACGGCATCGCGTTTTATATCGATTTCAATGCGAATCCCTTCTTTATTTGAAAGATCGGTGATATTGCTGATACCTTCGATTTTTTTCTCGCGAATAAGCTCGGCGATTTTCTCTACCAATTTTGCCTTATTCACTTGATAAGGCAATTCGGAGACGATGATTTGTTCACGACCTTTATCGTTGCTTTCAACTGCAGCACGGGCGCGAACATAGACTTTACCACGACCGGTGCGATAGGCTTCTTCAATTCCTTTACGCCCGTTTATCAATGCTGCGGTTGGGAAATCCGGACCCGGAATATGCCGCATTAATTCATCAATCGTAATTTCGTTGTTATCGATATACGCTAAACAGCCGTTTAACACTTCGTTTAAGTTGTGTGGCGGAATATTAGTCGCCATACCCACGGCGATACCGGAAGAACCGTTTGCAAGAAGGGCGGGGATTCGGGTCGGTAAAACATCAGGAATCATCAATTCGCCGTCATAGTTCGGCGAGAAATTTACGGTTTCTTTATCTAAATCGGTAAGTAGAGCTTGCGTAATTTTTTGCATACGCACTTCGGTATAACGCATTGCCGCCGGCGCATCACCATCAATCGAACCGAAGTTACCTTGACCGTCCACCAACATATAACGAAGAGAGAAAGGCTGCGCCATACGCACAATGGTCTCATACACGGCAGAATCGCCATGCGGGTGATATTTACCGATAACATCACCCACCACACGGGCTGATTTTACATATTTTTTATTCGCCGTATTGCCTTCGCGATCCATTGAGAATAATACTCGGCGGTGAACCGGTTTTAAACCGTCACGCACATCAGGCAAGGCGCGCCCGACAATGACCGACATCGCATAGTCGAGATAAGAAGATTTCAGCTCTTCTTCAATATTGACAGGGGTAATAGAGGAATGGATTGAATCCGTCATGGGTATTCCTTTTTCGATCAAAAAATTGCGTGAATTGTAGCATAAGAGAGGATTTTTCCCTAGTTTTTCCCATGAAAAAACGGTGGGCAAAAAATTTGCCCACCTTACAGCCTTAACGGCAATTCCCGTAGGGGACGTTGGGCGAAGCCGTAACGCTCCACGATTCCTCGGTATTTTTACGGTGCGTTACGCCTTGTGGCTAATTCACCCTAAGGATCTTAAAAAATGCGGTTAAAAAAATCGATATTATGTAGTTGTTGCACAAATCACAGTAGGGGCGTATGCAATATGCCCCTACCAACATAATAAAACTCTCTTTGTGCGATAGATACATAATAACGAAAAACTAACCGCACTTTTTTACTTATTGCACCAGCAAGTAGAAATTGTTATTGCCACGCAAGATATTTAATGCGACTGCCGAAGGTTTTTCTTCCAGAGCTTTACGTAAATCTTGGGTTGATTCCACCATTTGACGGTTCATTCCGATAATAATATCACCAACTTTCAAACCGCGTTGTGCCGCAAGAGAGTTCGGTTGAATTTTCGTTATCTCAATGCCTTTAACACCTTTAGCGTTGTAATTGGTTAATTCTGCACCGTCTAAGGCTTGTAATTCAACGCTACCGCTATGTTGTCCTTTACCGTCATCCGATTGTAATTTGACTTTCACATTTTGTGATTTGCCATCACGCAGATAGGTTAATTCAATTTCTTTGCCTGCACCGGAAGTGGCGATTTTAGCGCGCATTTCCGCAAAGCTTGAGATTTTTTGCCCATTCATCGCGGTGATAACATCACCGGCTTTAATGCCTGCTTTTTCTGCGGCGGAATTCGGTAAAACTTCACTCACAAAAGCGCCCTGCTGTGCATTCACGTTGAATACTTTTGCTAAATCAGCATTTAATTCACCGCCTTTAATCCCCAATAAACCACGACGTACTTCACCAAATTCTAAAATTTGTTGAACAATGTTGTTTGCTTGGTTACTTGGAATGGCAAAGGCAATTCCGGCGTTACCGCCGCTTGGAGAAATAATTGCTGTATTGATCCCGATTAACTCGCCGTTTAAATTGACTAAAGCACCGCCCGAATTACCTCGGTTTACCGCCGCATCCGTCTGAATATAATTTTCATAAGCACCGCTATCAGAACCGGTTGAACGTCCTAAAGCCGAAACGATTCCGGATGTAACGGTTTGTCCTAAACCGAATGGGTTTCCGATTGCTACCGTAAAATCTCCCACGCGTAATTTGTCGGAATCCGCAAATTTAAGTGCGGTCAAATTTGACGGTTTTTCGATTTGAATCAGCGCAATATCGGATTGTTCGTCTTTACCGATCAATTTCGCTTTAAATTCACGCCCGTCTTGTAAGGTAACGTTAATTTTATCCGCACCATTGATAACGTGGTTATTGGTTAATACATAACCTTTATCGGCATTTATGATGACGCCGGAACCTAACCCGCGGAAATTACGACCACCGCCTCGGTTGCCGAACTGTTCGGCGAATTGATCGCCAAAGAAAAATTTAAACTCTTCCGGAATGTCATCGTACATTGGAGAGCGGTTATTGGTTTTTGCTTTGCCTTCCACGGAAATGGTGACTACCGCAGGCTGTACTTTTTCAAGCATTGGCGCTAGGCTGTTTTGCTCGGTGATAAAACTCGGCAGGCTTGCCTGTGTACTGATAGAGGCGCCTAAAACACTTAAACCTAATGCGATACTCGTTAATATAAAATGTCTTTTTTTCATAAAATCTCCAAGTAAAAAATATCTTGCTAAATGAGCGTTTCGTGAGACAAAAAAATAGGGTAAATGTTCAAGAAAAACAAGCGCGTATTGTAAAATGATTAAAAAAAGTGCGGTCAGAATTGAAATTGTTTTTTCTGACCGCATCTTACAATATTTTGTGTAAGCACTGCATAATACTAAAAGACTTAATGATTTTCTTTATCTGTCTTTAATAATCCCGAAGAGCCTTCCGAATAATCTTTCGGAGCTTCTTCCTGCGGTTTGTCCGTCGCCGTAATCAATTGCTGGGTGAATAACCCCTTTGGATTTTTACCAAGCAAGGTGTCGGAAGAATTTGCATAGTGACGATAGAGCTTTTGATAATCGCCGATAAGGGTTTTAAATAATTCCGCACTTTCGGAAAAATGTTTTTCGAGCTGCTCGTTTTGAGCTTCAAGTTGAGCCTTTACTGTTTTGAGTTCGACTTCCGTTTGTACTTGGTGTTTCACTGAACCCTTGGTGAAACGTAAAATTAAGTAGCCGATAATCACTCCGACGATTAAGCCGATACCGGCAGCCAGCCACATTTCAGTTGTCCATACTTGCATAATTACTCCTTAATTGTGTTTATTAGAAAGCTGAATTGTAAAGGAAATGAAACAAAATTTCTTTGCGGAGGATCACAAATTTAACATTTACACGGCGGCTGTGATCACGATTTCTACCTTCCATTCCGGCACGGCTAATTTGGCTTCGACTGTTGCGCGGCTCGGTGGGTTTTTACGATCGACCCATTCATCCCAGGCTTGGTTTAACAGGGTATAATCTTGCATATCCGCAAGGAAAATTTGTGCATTTAAAATATTCCCTTTATGTGAGCCGATTTCCGCTAATAATTTATCAATTAATGATAAGACTTCTTTTGTTTGCTCATAGG includes these proteins:
- the gyrA gene encoding DNA topoisomerase (ATP-hydrolyzing) subunit A; its protein translation is MTDSIHSSITPVNIEEELKSSYLDYAMSVIVGRALPDVRDGLKPVHRRVLFSMDREGNTANKKYVKSARVVGDVIGKYHPHGDSAVYETIVRMAQPFSLRYMLVDGQGNFGSIDGDAPAAMRYTEVRMQKITQALLTDLDKETVNFSPNYDGELMIPDVLPTRIPALLANGSSGIAVGMATNIPPHNLNEVLNGCLAYIDNNEITIDELMRHIPGPDFPTAALINGRKGIEEAYRTGRGKVYVRARAAVESNDKGREQIIVSELPYQVNKAKLVEKIAELIREKKIEGISNITDLSNKEGIRIEIDIKRDAVGEVVLNHLYSLTQMQVTFGINMVALDHGQPRLFNLKEIIESFVLHRREVVTRRSIFELRKARERTHILEGLAVARSNIDEMIGIIRNSKNREEAATALSSRSWALHSDIINLLDINARPDDLEENLGIQGEQYYLSPAQVNAILELRLHRLTGIAFEEVVKEYQELLVKIADLLHILNSAERLMEVIREELEEVKAQFGDDRLTEITTASGDIDLEDLIAQEDVVVTLSHEGYVKYQPLTDYEAQRRGGKGKSATKMKEEDFIEKLLVANTHDTILCFSSRGRLYWLKVYQLPQAGRGARGRPIVNILPLQENERITAILPVSAYEEDKFVVMATAGGIVKKIALTEFSRPRSNGIIALNLRDEDELIGVDITDGNNEIMLFSSQGRVVRFAESAVRAMGRLATGVRGIKLALTNELSDDESAVEIEEVSDENTEKTLDLNIDKVISLVIPKGEGTILTATQNGYGKRTQLSEYPIKSRNTKGVISIKVSERNGKVVAATQVEETDQIMLITDAGTLVRTRVSEVGIVGRNTQGVRLIRTSENEHVVSLERVCDVDDEETSEEMDSQE
- a CDS encoding DegQ family serine endoprotease gives rise to the protein MKKRHFILTSIALGLSVLGASISTQASLPSFITEQNSLAPMLEKVQPAVVTISVEGKAKTNNRSPMYDDIPEEFKFFFGDQFAEQFGNRGGGRNFRGLGSGVIINADKGYVLTNNHVINGADKINVTLQDGREFKAKLIGKDEQSDIALIQIEKPSNLTALKFADSDKLRVGDFTVAIGNPFGLGQTVTSGIVSALGRSTGSDSGAYENYIQTDAAVNRGNSGGALVNLNGELIGINTAIISPSGGNAGIAFAIPSNQANNIVQQILEFGEVRRGLLGIKGGELNADLAKVFNVNAQQGAFVSEVLPNSAAEKAGIKAGDVITAMNGQKISSFAEMRAKIATSGAGKEIELTYLRDGKSQNVKVKLQSDDGKGQHSGSVELQALDGAELTNYNAKGVKGIEITKIQPNSLAAQRGLKVGDIIIGMNRQMVESTQDLRKALEEKPSAVALNILRGNNNFYLLVQ
- a CDS encoding YhcB family protein; translated protein: MQVWTTEMWLAAGIGLIVGVIIGYLILRFTKGSVKHQVQTEVELKTVKAQLEAQNEQLEKHFSESAELFKTLIGDYQKLYRHYANSSDTLLGKNPKGLFTQQLITATDKPQEEAPKDYSEGSSGLLKTDKENH
- a CDS encoding RidA family protein, with the translated sequence MSIQRIQPSHRFCEVSIHNGVAYFAGQVPDSTVGKNAYEQTKEVLSLIDKLLAEIGSHKGNILNAQIFLADMQDYTLLNQAWDEWVDRKNPPSRATVEAKLAVPEWKVEIVITAAV